Proteins found in one Deinococcus hopiensis KR-140 genomic segment:
- a CDS encoding MarR family winged helix-turn-helix transcriptional regulator: MNASPTLDPLAFMRRVGRLYRLLHETIHPDLERALGLQPKEVQVLAAVADGHHSPTVISRRVGAPAPSTSRFIDQLVTSGLLERHAHPGDLRRFQLRLTPQGEATLREARTLARTALTRRFEAIPPADLEGAEQSLMVLEGHFNPGEDL; this comes from the coding sequence GTGAACGCGTCACCCACCTTGGACCCCCTGGCATTTATGCGCCGCGTTGGGCGCCTCTACCGCCTCCTGCACGAAACCATCCACCCTGACCTCGAGCGCGCCCTCGGCTTACAACCAAAAGAAGTTCAGGTTCTCGCCGCGGTCGCCGACGGCCACCACTCCCCCACAGTCATCAGCCGGCGCGTCGGCGCGCCCGCACCCTCCACGAGCAGGTTCATCGACCAGCTTGTTACCTCCGGCCTCCTTGAGCGCCACGCCCATCCTGGCGACCTCCGCCGTTTCCAGCTGCGTTTAACGCCTCAGGGCGAAGCGACGCTGCGAGAAGCGCGGACCCTCGCCCGCACCGCCCTGACGCGGCGCTTTGAGGCCATTCCACCCGCCGACCTCGAAGGGGCCGAACAGAGCCTGATGGTGCTGGAGGGTCACTTCAACCCGGGAGAAGACCTGTGA
- a CDS encoding MDR family MFS transporter, which translates to MTPREKMLAFAGVLVVLFLSSLNTTVVGTALPRIIAELGGLNLYTWAFTGFTLAQTVSIPIYGKLSDMYGRKPILLIGILLFSAGSVLGGFSQSMGELIAFRALQGLGGGALMSMAFATIGDIFTPLERGKYQGFTGAVFGVSSVVGPLVGGLLTDHLSWRSVFFVNIPFAVLAFFVITRYLRVPLTPRPARVDYLGALLLIATTVPLMVALTWAGTTYAWTSVQVLGLLVGAAVMLTAFIVRQAKSSSPILELGLFRNPTFTISNVAGFLSMAGMYGAILYLPLYMQAVKGASATNSGLTLSPLMLGLILTSTTAGLAVSRTGRYKPFILAGLFTMTVAMFLGHLITPTTSALLVTGLMVMLGLGLGPTNSLFTLAVQNALPREKLGVATSVNQFFRNMGGTIGAAVFGTIQSVNLHAVQLPAVAHTFPPALRQAVTNPNVLTSPEALEKVQGAVTHLAGQTVFGQILLALRASLTNAVTEVFLLASVLAGLGFLVTLALPNTQLEVARQSTPSGPVRE; encoded by the coding sequence GTGACGCCGCGCGAGAAAATGCTCGCTTTCGCTGGCGTCCTCGTCGTCTTGTTCCTCTCTTCTCTCAACACCACCGTCGTCGGCACGGCCCTGCCGCGGATCATCGCAGAACTTGGCGGCCTCAACCTGTACACCTGGGCGTTCACGGGATTTACCCTGGCGCAGACGGTCAGCATTCCCATCTACGGAAAACTCAGCGACATGTATGGCCGCAAGCCGATCTTGCTCATCGGCATTCTCCTCTTCTCCGCGGGTTCTGTCCTGGGCGGCTTCAGCCAAAGCATGGGGGAACTCATCGCTTTTCGCGCCTTGCAAGGCCTCGGCGGTGGCGCACTGATGAGTATGGCCTTCGCCACCATCGGTGACATTTTCACGCCCCTCGAGCGCGGCAAGTACCAGGGATTCACGGGAGCTGTCTTCGGGGTATCCAGCGTCGTTGGTCCGCTTGTCGGCGGTCTCCTGACCGATCACCTTTCGTGGCGCAGCGTGTTCTTCGTGAACATCCCCTTCGCGGTCCTCGCCTTCTTCGTGATCACCCGCTACCTGCGCGTTCCCCTCACGCCCCGCCCGGCGCGGGTGGATTACCTCGGTGCGCTCCTGCTCATCGCCACGACCGTGCCCCTGATGGTGGCGCTGACCTGGGCGGGCACCACCTATGCCTGGACGTCGGTGCAGGTGCTTGGCCTGCTGGTCGGTGCGGCCGTCATGCTCACGGCCTTCATCGTGCGGCAGGCCAAATCCAGCAGTCCGATCCTGGAGCTCGGCCTGTTTCGCAACCCCACCTTTACCATCTCGAACGTCGCCGGGTTCCTGAGCATGGCCGGCATGTACGGGGCCATCCTGTACCTGCCGCTCTACATGCAGGCGGTAAAAGGCGCTTCCGCAACAAATTCCGGGTTGACCCTTTCGCCCCTCATGCTTGGCCTGATCCTGACCAGCACCACAGCGGGGCTCGCCGTTTCCCGCACTGGCCGCTACAAGCCATTTATCCTCGCGGGTCTGTTCACCATGACCGTCGCCATGTTTCTCGGCCATCTCATCACGCCCACCACCTCCGCACTCCTGGTGACCGGCCTGATGGTGATGCTGGGCCTCGGGCTCGGCCCAACCAACAGTCTCTTTACGCTCGCCGTGCAAAATGCGCTTCCCCGCGAGAAGCTTGGCGTGGCAACGTCGGTCAACCAATTTTTCCGCAACATGGGCGGTACGATCGGCGCTGCCGTGTTTGGAACCATTCAAAGCGTCAACCTGCATGCCGTTCAACTCCCCGCCGTCGCCCATACCTTTCCGCCTGCCCTGCGGCAAGCCGTGACCAATCCGAATGTCCTGACGAGTCCCGAGGCGTTGGAGAAGGTCCAGGGAGCCGTCACGCATCTGGCCGGGCAGACGGTGTTCGGTCAGATTCTGCTGGCCTTACGTGCGTCTCTGACAAATGCTGTAACCGAAGTGTTCCTGCTGGCGAGCGTGCTTGCCGGACTGGGGTTTCTCGTCACGCTCGCCCTGCCCAATACGCAACTCGAAGTCGCCCGTCAGTCCACACCGTCCGGACCTGTCAGGGAGTAG
- a CDS encoding ATP-binding protein, with protein sequence MLPSVPAVTLNLLGTPSLVVGGRVRLLERKAAGVLAYVCLEGQVTRERVAGLLWPSVPNHSARNNLRQVLWRLRSYGDLVVGEPLLALAAHVHADVTASLLAASALPASGPAGLGEPDLEQPGWEGELLAGKDFSDCPAFEEWLLAERERFRALRRDALWQRCRADQAAGDLGGALRRAARLLELDPLSEPAYRLIMTLHVGRGDRAAALEAFYACRETLRRELGVSPTPETLALADGIRSASGVDTPGLPTAPTWQPPLVGREAEWTRLNAALDAGQNVIVSGPPGVGKTRLLREVLRARGPVLCLASRPNDEAVPYLALGRLARQLLKAYEDAKVLGLASTPEPLEDWVRVGAAHLLPDLWSEEPGTEPLRSPAAQRRFLEAVTRLVTSLLPLALATQAGSGFGGPGSLMFDDDQWMDEASWEAWMFVFSQPEWRSLGVQVGMTFRQGELPFARLKTVARLVEGRAALTIELQPLREAGVQALTSAFLERQEPGPVAASLVGALWRHTGGNPLFVLETLRSLIDVGRLPGHGEELRALPVPPQLEPLLYRRLEGVPASALRLARVAAVAGSEFDAELAAYVMDLHPLDLVQPWAELEAAQIMSGSRFAHDLIAQAALRSVPLPVRALLHARIAAHLQSRTDTHPKRAAPEHLALHWEAAGQPNSAAPHWVKAGWVALSRGAWSDAAWDFRRAVIAGDSARESVLEAQYGLGMALRGQDPAQAEQAFQAVLLSTPGIRRQVETHAALAELYRLCGRLEDALTQIVRATELARGHLTEPEQADLCRAQFAIHLRAGQYAAAEKTILTAQALAPWRAEITNEHALLLWMAGRFSEAAQLYERFQVPATRGGQPPVPAWYAGNLGWTYWALGRLAEAEAVLALPFNSPASPFDLGVRQVHQATVSISQGRYRKALAELDAAEPSLRAYPPHLLDLQHRRGLLALYAGRYEEAAALLSQAVSTAQHVGDPVRLSLALSGLTSTYAFLKRRAEAEQWSGHVRALAVHVQVPLTQVAANHALALVASLGGEDVQAAALADAAVRQSRTSQMSELLARSLLLRARFGNGVDARADLLEAAGLAEEAGILDVHYQAARALSAADPAWRTPATRLYRQLFSLAPPDFLGAVEPPLTA encoded by the coding sequence GTGCTCCCCTCCGTACCTGCCGTCACCCTGAACCTCCTGGGAACGCCGTCCCTCGTGGTGGGGGGCCGGGTCCGGCTATTGGAGCGCAAGGCGGCGGGCGTCCTGGCGTATGTGTGCCTCGAAGGCCAGGTGACGCGGGAGCGGGTGGCGGGGCTGCTCTGGCCAAGCGTGCCGAACCACTCGGCGCGCAACAACCTGCGTCAGGTGTTGTGGCGACTGCGCTCCTACGGCGACCTGGTGGTGGGCGAGCCGCTGCTGGCGCTGGCGGCGCACGTTCATGCGGATGTGACGGCCTCCCTGCTGGCCGCGTCTGCGTTGCCGGCGTCCGGGCCAGCAGGCCTGGGGGAGCCTGACCTGGAACAACCCGGCTGGGAGGGCGAACTGCTGGCGGGAAAGGATTTTAGCGATTGCCCAGCGTTCGAGGAGTGGCTCCTCGCCGAGCGCGAACGTTTCAGGGCGCTGCGCCGCGACGCCCTGTGGCAGCGATGCCGCGCCGATCAGGCGGCGGGCGACCTGGGCGGCGCCCTGCGGCGCGCGGCGCGCCTGCTCGAACTCGATCCGCTGTCCGAACCAGCATACCGGTTGATCATGACCCTCCACGTGGGCAGGGGAGACCGCGCCGCCGCGCTGGAGGCATTTTACGCGTGTCGGGAGACCCTGCGGCGGGAACTGGGCGTGTCTCCCACACCGGAAACGCTGGCGCTGGCGGACGGGATCCGGTCGGCCAGCGGGGTGGACACGCCGGGTCTGCCCACTGCCCCCACCTGGCAGCCTCCCCTGGTGGGCCGCGAGGCCGAATGGACACGGCTGAACGCGGCCCTGGACGCCGGGCAGAACGTCATCGTGAGTGGCCCGCCCGGCGTGGGCAAGACGCGGCTGCTGCGCGAGGTCCTGCGCGCGCGGGGACCTGTGCTGTGCCTGGCGTCACGCCCAAATGATGAGGCGGTGCCTTACCTGGCGCTGGGGCGGCTGGCCCGGCAGCTCCTGAAGGCGTACGAGGATGCCAAGGTGCTGGGCCTGGCGTCGACACCGGAACCGCTGGAGGACTGGGTCCGTGTGGGGGCCGCGCACCTGCTGCCGGACCTGTGGTCCGAAGAACCGGGAACGGAGCCACTCCGCTCTCCGGCGGCGCAGCGGCGCTTCCTGGAAGCGGTGACCCGGCTGGTCACTTCCCTGTTGCCGCTGGCCCTCGCCACACAGGCGGGAAGCGGCTTTGGCGGACCGGGCAGCCTCATGTTCGATGATGACCAGTGGATGGACGAGGCGAGTTGGGAAGCCTGGATGTTTGTCTTCTCGCAACCCGAGTGGCGGTCGCTGGGCGTGCAGGTGGGCATGACGTTCCGGCAGGGTGAACTCCCCTTTGCGCGGCTGAAGACGGTTGCGCGGCTGGTGGAGGGTCGGGCCGCACTCACCATTGAGCTCCAACCTCTGCGTGAAGCGGGCGTCCAGGCCCTGACGTCCGCGTTTCTGGAGCGGCAGGAACCCGGGCCGGTGGCGGCGTCCTTGGTGGGCGCGTTGTGGCGGCACACGGGGGGAAATCCACTGTTTGTCCTGGAGACGCTGCGCAGCCTGATAGACGTTGGCAGGCTACCGGGCCATGGAGAGGAACTGAGGGCCCTCCCGGTGCCCCCGCAACTGGAACCGCTGCTCTACCGCCGCCTGGAGGGTGTTCCGGCGTCAGCACTGCGCCTGGCCCGCGTGGCCGCGGTGGCTGGTTCGGAATTTGATGCGGAGCTGGCGGCGTACGTCATGGACCTTCATCCCCTGGACCTCGTACAGCCCTGGGCAGAACTGGAAGCGGCGCAGATTATGAGCGGTTCGCGCTTTGCGCACGATCTGATCGCGCAGGCAGCCCTCCGGAGCGTGCCGCTTCCCGTACGCGCACTCCTGCACGCCAGAATAGCGGCACACCTGCAAAGCCGGACCGACACCCACCCAAAGAGGGCTGCACCTGAGCACCTGGCGCTTCACTGGGAAGCTGCGGGTCAACCCAACAGCGCCGCGCCGCACTGGGTGAAGGCCGGTTGGGTTGCGCTCAGCCGCGGCGCCTGGTCGGACGCCGCCTGGGATTTCCGCCGCGCCGTGATTGCCGGTGATTCAGCGCGGGAAAGTGTCCTCGAGGCGCAATACGGCCTTGGAATGGCCCTGCGTGGTCAGGACCCAGCGCAAGCGGAACAGGCGTTTCAGGCCGTACTGCTTTCCACACCGGGGATTCGCCGGCAGGTGGAGACTCACGCGGCCCTCGCAGAACTGTACCGGCTGTGTGGTCGACTGGAAGACGCCCTCACGCAAATCGTCCGGGCGACCGAGCTGGCGCGGGGGCACCTCACCGAACCCGAGCAGGCGGACTTGTGCCGCGCGCAGTTCGCCATTCATCTCCGCGCCGGGCAGTACGCGGCAGCGGAAAAGACGATTCTCACGGCGCAAGCGCTGGCACCCTGGCGCGCAGAGATCACGAATGAGCACGCACTGCTGCTGTGGATGGCCGGCCGGTTCAGTGAGGCGGCCCAGTTGTATGAGCGCTTTCAGGTCCCTGCCACACGCGGGGGGCAGCCCCCGGTCCCCGCGTGGTACGCCGGGAACCTGGGCTGGACATACTGGGCGCTGGGCCGGCTCGCGGAAGCCGAAGCGGTCCTCGCGCTCCCATTCAATTCCCCAGCCTCCCCATTCGATCTGGGGGTGCGGCAGGTGCATCAGGCGACCGTATCGATCAGCCAGGGCCGCTACCGCAAGGCCCTGGCTGAACTGGACGCGGCGGAGCCATCCCTCCGTGCCTACCCTCCGCACCTGCTGGACCTGCAACATCGGCGCGGCTTACTGGCCCTGTATGCCGGGCGTTATGAAGAGGCGGCCGCACTGCTGTCCCAAGCGGTGAGCACGGCCCAGCACGTGGGTGATCCTGTCCGGCTCTCGCTGGCGCTCAGCGGCCTCACGTCCACGTACGCCTTTTTGAAGCGGCGGGCCGAAGCAGAACAGTGGAGCGGGCACGTGCGTGCACTCGCCGTCCACGTTCAGGTGCCGCTCACGCAGGTGGCGGCCAACCACGCTCTGGCGCTGGTGGCCAGCCTCGGAGGCGAGGACGTGCAGGCCGCTGCCCTGGCAGACGCGGCCGTCAGGCAGTCCCGGACATCCCAGATGAGCGAACTGCTGGCGCGGAGCCTGCTGTTGCGGGCGCGGTTCGGCAATGGCGTGGATGCCAGAGCCGACTTGCTGGAGGCCGCAGGACTGGCTGAAGAGGCAGGGATCCTGGACGTGCACTATCAGGCGGCCCGCGCCCTCTCCGCCGCTGATCCAGCGTGGCGCACGCCAGCCACGCGGCTCTACCGGCAGTTGTTCTCCCTGGCTCCTCCTGACTTTCTCGGTGCTGTCGAGCCTCCTCTTACCGCATAA